The genomic DNA TATCCTGTCCACTCCTCATTCGTTGTTAATTTACCTACTAAGGAAACTTGTAATAATTGTTCGGTAAATTCTTTTACGTTATAAGTAATTGTCCCATTTGTATAACTAAACGTTCCATTATTCAATTTTTCATCTTCCTGTAAGGCTTGCTCCATTTCCTTTACAGCATGCAGCATATAATACTCTTGTTTAAATATTTTTTCTGATTCTGCAAAAAATTTTTTCTCTAGAACAAATTGCTCAGAATAATAAGCAAGGAAAAGAGACATGAGCAGTAATAAAATAAAAGTAACTGGATACGTAAATCCTTCTTCATTGTTAATCATTGCTCATTCTCCAAATCGATATAGGATCGAAGCATTACTTCATAAACATGATCATTTAAATCGGTAACAGTAAGCTTCACTCCATTTACTATTTGTTCAAATTTCATTGACTTTACTTTTTGCAGCATAACTTCATGTCCCTTCATATTTACTTGACGACGAATTTTATCTTTATATTTTTCATAGGAGATCACTTCTTCCCCTTCTTTTAAAAATAATTGACCATTCAATATATATAAATTATCAATCATTCTCATCTCCTTCTTTACTTGACTAATAAAAACTTCCCACTCCAACCGTTGCAATCGGTTGTCGATTCCACTAGTAAAAATAGTTTTTAAGATTAAAG from Bacillus aquiflavi includes the following:
- the comGF gene encoding competence type IV pilus minor pilin ComGF: MTFIQKRKKNVSLQTEQGFTMLEMLYAFFVFCIIMSLMPLILKTIFTSGIDNRLQRLEWEVFISQVKKEMRMIDNLYILNGQLFLKEGEEVISYEKYKDKIRRQVNMKGHEVMLQKVKSMKFEQIVNGVKLTVTDLNDHVYEVMLRSYIDLENEQ
- the comGG gene encoding competence type IV pilus minor pilin ComGG; the protein is MINNEEGFTYPVTFILLLLMSLFLAYYSEQFVLEKKFFAESEKIFKQEYYMLHAVKEMEQALQEDEKLNNGTFSYTNGTITYNVKEFTEQLLQVSLVGKLTTNEEWTGYAVYDKEKQKMIKWFERR